One window of Triticum dicoccoides isolate Atlit2015 ecotype Zavitan chromosome 5A, WEW_v2.0, whole genome shotgun sequence genomic DNA carries:
- the LOC119298263 gene encoding protein ELC-like yields the protein MAPPAPPASGAQHQFPDTALPYADDVKWLVPDHLATLAEAFPSLRPRTALFTHDDGRAARLLQAAGTIPIAHAGGSYDLPAVVWLPERYPRCPPLVFLSPARGTVLRTDHPLVDRSGLVAAADAPYLRSWAFPSSNLRDLVRSLSHAFGIDPPLLPAEVAYRRDALAAMACADVAALHAASEAEVEALFAVQAELRGRGKAADGLVRRAGEEVDALERRLQDVTVAAYALEAWVAANRTTVAAHGDAQAGAAVQPADALSVQRLECAAMDLALEDTMYALDEAVQHGTVPFSGYLRSVRALAREQFFERALWTKLC from the coding sequence ATggctcctcccgcgccgccggcGAGCGGCGCGCAGCACCAGTTCCCCGACACGGCGCTGCCCTACGCCGACGACGTCAAgtggctcgtccccgaccacctcgCCACGCTCGCCGAGGCCTTCCCCTCGCTCCGCCCCAGGACCGCCCTCTTCACCCACGACGACGGCCGCGCCGCGCGCCTGCTCCAGGCCGCCGGCACCATCCCGATCGCCCACGCGGGGGGCTCCTATGACCTCCCCGCCGTCGTCTGGCTACCGGAGCGCTACCCGCGGTGCCCGCCCCTCGTCTTCCTCTCGCCGGCCCGCGGCACGGTCCTCAGAACCGACCACCCCCTCGTCGACCGTTCgggcctcgtcgccgccgccgacgccccgtATCTCCGCTCCTGGGCGTTCCCGTCCTCCAACCTGCGGGACCTCGTCCGGTCCCTCTCCCACGCCTTCGGCATCGACCCGCCCCTCCTCCCCGCCGAGGTCGCCTACAGGCGCGACGCCCTCGCCGCCATGGCCTGCGCCGACGTGGCCGCCCTGCACGCCGCGAGCGAGGCCGAGGTCGAAGCGCTGTTCGCCGTGCAGGCCGAGCTGCGCGGGCGGGGCAAGGCGGCGGACGGCCTGGTGCGCCGGGCCGGGGAGGAGGTGGACGCGCTGGAGCGCCGGCTGCAGGACGTGACGGTGGCCGCGTACGCCCTGGAGGCCTGGGTCGCGGCGAACCGGACGACGGTGGCCGCGCACGGCGACGCGCAGGCGGGGGCGGCAGTTCAGCCCGCGGACGCGCTCTCGGTGCAGCGGCTCGAGTGCGCGGCCATGGATCTGGCGCTGGAGGACACCATGTACGCGCTGGACGAGGCGGTGCAGCACGGGACCGTGCCGTTCAGCGGCTACCTCCGGAGCGTGCGCGCGCTGGCGCGGGAGCAGTTCTTCGAGCGTGCTCTCTGGACCAAACTTTGCTAG
- the LOC119303720 gene encoding calcium-dependent protein kinase 8-like yields the protein MGNCCGAPSTQGGDRGKNRRKPKANPYTVAYNRGAGAPPARAGLVVLRDPTGRDLDDKYVLGGELGRGEFGVTYLCTDAATGARMACKSISKRKLRTPVDVEDVRREVEIMRHMPPHPNIVSLSAAYEDEDAVHLVMELCEGGELFDRIVARGHYTERAAAAVTRTIVEVVQMCHRNGVIHRDLKPENFLYANKKESSPLKAIDFGLSVFFRPGERFSEIVGSPYYMAPEVLKRNYGPEIDVWSAGVILYILLCGVPPFWAETEQGVAQAIIRSVVDFKRDPWPRVSEPAKDLVRRMLDPNPITRLTAAQVLEHPWLHDSKKNPDIQLGDTVRARLQQFSAMNKLKKKALRVIAEHLSLEEVADIKKMFDSMDINNKGQLTFEEFKAGLRKLGNKMHDSDLQMLMDAADVDKNGTLDYGEFVAVSIHVRKIGNDEHIQKAFSYFDQDKSGYIEIEELRVALTDEVDGACDEDIINGIIHDVDTDKDGKISYDEFAAMMKAGTDWRKASRQYSRQRFSNLSLKLHKDGSISDDQK from the exons ATGGGGAACTGCTGCGGCGCGCCGTCGACGCAGGGTGGCGACCGGGGGAAGAACAGGAGGAAGCCCAAGGCCAACCCCTACACCGTCGCGTACAACCGCGGCGCGGGGGCGCCGCCGGCGCGGGCGGGGCTGGTGGTGCTGCGGGACCCCACGGGCCGGGACCTGGACGACAAGTACGTGCTGGGCGGCGAGCTCGGCCGCGGCGAGTTCGGCGTCACCTACCTCTGCACCGACGCCGCCACGGGCGCGCGGATGGCCTGCAAGTCCATCTCCAAGCGCAAGCTGCGCACCCCCGTCGACGTCGAGGACGTGCGCCGCGAGGTGGAGATCATGCGCCACATGCCGCCGCACCCCAACATCGTCAGCCTCAGCGCCGCCTACGAGGACGAGGACGCCGTGCACCTCGTCATGGAGCTCTGCGAGGGCGGCGAGCTCTTCGACAGGATCGTCGCCCGGGGACACTACAccgagcgcgccgccgccgccgtcacccgcACCATCGTCGAGGTCGTCCAG ATGTGCCACAGAAATGGTGTCATCCATCGGGACCTCAAACCGGAAAACTTCTTATATGCAAACAAGAAGGAGAGTTCTCCTCTGAAGGCAATTGATTTTGGGCTATCTGTGTTCTTCAGGCCTG GTGAACGGTTTAGCGAAATCGTAGGCAGTCCATACTACATGGCCCCAGAGGTTTTGAAGCGCAATTATGGCCCTGAAATCGATGTCTGGAGTGCAGGAGTTATACTTTACATACTTCTTTGTGGTGTGCCACCATTTTGGGCAG AAACTGAACAAGGAGTAGCACAGGCAATTATACGCTCTGTGGTAGATTTCAAAAGAGACCCGTGGCCCAGAGTATCTGAGCCTGCTAAAGATCTTGTCAGGCGGATGCTGGATCCAAATCCAATCACACGGCTTACTGCAGCACAAGTACTTG AACATCCATGGTTACACGATTCCAAAAAGAATCCTGACATTCAACTTGGCGACACTGTCCGAGCAAGACTGCAGCAATTTTCTGCAATGAACAAATTAAAGAAGAAAGCCTTAAGG GTGATTGCAGAGCATTTGTCCTTAGAAGAAGTAGCTGACATAAAGAAAATGTTTGATAGCATGGACATAAACAATAAGGGCCAACTAACCTTTGAGGAGTTCAAGGCTGGACTTCGTAAACTCGGAAACAAAATGCATGATTCAGATCTTCAGATGTTGATGGATGCT GCTGATGTTGATAAAAACGGCACCCTTGATTATGGGGAATTCGTTGCGGTGTCTATCCATGTGAGAAAAATAGGCAATGATGAGCATATCCAAAAGGCTTTCTCATACTTCGACCAAGATAAGAGTGGGTACATAGAGATTGAAGAGCTTAGAGTGGCTTTGACTGATGAGGTGGATGGAGCTTGCGATGAAGACATTATCAATGGCATCATTCATGATGTAGATACAGACAAG GACGGGAAGATAAGCTACGACGAGTTTGCGGCGATGATGAAGGCGGGGACGgactggaggaaggcatcccggcaGTACTCGAGGCAGAGGTTCAGCAACCTCAGCCTGAAGCTGCACAAGGATGGGTCCATCAGCGACGACCAGAAGTAG